A portion of the Blastochloris tepida genome contains these proteins:
- a CDS encoding vWA domain-containing protein, with product MFVSFFYDLKAAGVPVTLREYLTLMEGMERDVAGRRVEDFYYLSRAALVKDERNLDRFDRVFAHVFKGLETVADAATAEIPAEWLKKLAEKFLTEEEKAQIEALGGFEKLMETLRQRLAEQTERHQGGNKWIGTAGTSPFGAYGYNPEGVRIGQAESRHRRAVKVWDRREFKDLDGDVELGTRNIKIALRRLRRFARTGAADELDLDETIRGTAHKGYLDIRLRPERHNAVKVLLFFDVGGSMDWHVSATEELFSAARTEFKHLDYFYFHNCLYERVWKNNARRYQETIPTWQVLHTFGADYKVIFVGDASMSPYEISAVGGSVEHMNDEPGRVWLERVFATYPHAVWLNPVPQAHWDVTPSTRTIRQLIGGRMFALTLEGLDGAMRELSR from the coding sequence ATGTTCGTCAGCTTCTTCTACGACCTCAAGGCGGCCGGCGTGCCGGTGACCTTGCGCGAATATCTGACGCTGATGGAGGGGATGGAGCGCGACGTCGCCGGCCGCCGGGTCGAGGACTTCTATTACCTGTCGCGCGCCGCCCTGGTGAAGGACGAGCGCAACCTCGACAGGTTCGACCGGGTGTTCGCGCACGTCTTCAAGGGGTTGGAGACGGTGGCCGATGCCGCCACCGCCGAGATCCCGGCCGAGTGGCTGAAGAAGCTCGCCGAGAAGTTCCTGACCGAGGAGGAGAAGGCGCAGATCGAGGCGCTGGGCGGCTTCGAGAAGCTGATGGAGACGCTGCGCCAGCGGCTCGCCGAGCAGACCGAGCGCCACCAGGGCGGCAACAAATGGATCGGCACCGCCGGAACCTCGCCGTTCGGCGCCTATGGCTACAATCCGGAGGGCGTGCGCATCGGCCAAGCCGAAAGCCGCCACCGCCGGGCGGTCAAGGTATGGGACCGGCGCGAGTTCAAGGATCTCGACGGCGACGTCGAGCTCGGCACCCGCAACATCAAGATCGCGCTGCGGCGCCTGCGCAGGTTCGCCCGCACCGGGGCGGCCGACGAGCTCGACCTCGACGAGACCATCCGCGGCACGGCGCACAAGGGCTATCTCGACATCCGGCTGCGGCCCGAGCGGCACAATGCGGTCAAGGTGCTGCTGTTCTTCGATGTCGGCGGTTCGATGGACTGGCACGTCTCGGCCACCGAGGAGCTGTTCTCGGCGGCGCGGACCGAGTTCAAGCATCTCGACTATTTCTACTTCCACAACTGCCTCTATGAGCGGGTGTGGAAGAACAATGCCCGCCGCTACCAGGAGACCATCCCGACCTGGCAGGTGCTGCACACCTTCGGCGCCGACTACAAGGTGATCTTCGTCGGCGACGCCTCGATGAGCCCCTACGAGATCAGCGCGGTCGGCGGCTCGGTCGAGCACATGAACGACGAGCCGGGGCGGGTGTGGCTGGAGCGGGTGTTCGCCACCTATCCGCACGCGGTGTGGCTCAACCCCGTGCCGCAGGCCCACTGGGACGTGACGCCGTCGACCCGGACGATCCGCCAGCTCATCGGCGGGCGGATGTTTGCGCTGACGCTCGAAGGGCTCGACGGGGCGATGCGCGAACTCAGCCGGTGA